One Fuerstiella marisgermanici DNA window includes the following coding sequences:
- a CDS encoding response regulator encodes MAKTTVLIVEDDRSLAEVIMYNLQREGYEVLVAHDGQDCLTQARAKQPDVIVLDLMLPVLDGLEACRQLRADATTRTTRILMLTAKAEESDQLIGFGVGADDYVTKPFSVKILLERVKSLCRRDADSQAVPVIASQGVTIDPVRHRVTVDESVVNLTRSEFRLLECMLRQPGRVFTRSELIDVALGDDALVFERTIDVHVRSLRKKLDTHADVVQTVRGFGYRFRHPSDSR; translated from the coding sequence ATGGCAAAAACGACTGTCCTGATTGTCGAAGATGACCGATCGTTGGCGGAAGTCATCATGTACAACCTTCAGCGCGAAGGGTACGAGGTACTTGTGGCCCACGACGGACAAGACTGTCTGACTCAGGCTCGAGCCAAACAACCTGACGTGATCGTGCTGGATCTGATGTTACCGGTACTCGATGGGCTTGAGGCATGTCGACAGTTGCGAGCCGATGCCACCACCAGAACGACTCGCATTCTGATGCTGACTGCTAAGGCGGAAGAATCGGATCAGCTGATTGGTTTCGGCGTTGGTGCCGACGATTACGTCACCAAACCATTCAGCGTTAAGATCCTGCTAGAACGCGTCAAATCGCTTTGTCGTCGCGACGCCGATTCGCAGGCCGTCCCGGTGATTGCCAGCCAGGGCGTAACAATTGACCCTGTCCGGCATCGAGTGACAGTCGACGAGAGCGTTGTAAATCTAACGCGCAGTGAATTTCGTTTGCTGGAGTGCATGTTGCGGCAACCGGGACGCGTCTTTACTCGCAGCGAACTCATCGATGTCGCCCTCGGCGACGATGCGTTGGTGTTTGAGCGAACGATCGATGTTCATGTGCGATCGCTGAGAAAGAAACTGGACACTCACGCCGACGTGGTTCAAACGGTTCGCGGCTTCGGGTACAGATTTCGCCACCCGTCAGATTCTCGATAG
- a CDS encoding HAMP domain-containing sensor histidine kinase has protein sequence MRTSRLFWKLFLISVGMNLMLAIAFLLILMSAQRSEINRQVEQRLFETAVVLRSHAAQLTNDVLDQASSEDTREASRRKLQQLISQLAGETDTRLTIVNATGEVLADSDHDPSTMTSHAKRPEIVAAAATGKGTATRASPTLQIDMFYLALAIETTSGDTAFVRVAVRLNTINQRVAAVERSLWALALLFGAIATGLTYVIVGRIITPLAEVTNRAQAIANGIDEAPLPVRSNDEIGFLAAAFNQMQSELARRFRQLRGNNEQLSTVLGSMHEGVIAVDADQRIVLANDASKLLIGFAPDSEVGRPLQEAVLSRRLHKVVRKCLETGDPVQSEFESVGETRRDLAVRATCLPGDPPPGVVMVLHDITELRRLENLRREFVANVSHELKTPLASITAYAETLRLGAMDDRENNIRFLVRIEEQAERLHQLILDMLQIARVESGEEAFDIIQVLIRRSVEGCCARHIEPAQRKQIDLLIEAPEEDLTVLADEDGLDTILDNLIGNAIKYTPEGGRVYVRWRDENDFVEIEVQDTGVGIAPEHQVRVFERFYRVDKARSRELGGTGLGLSIVKHLCQAFGGSVTLKSVEGEGCTFRIRLPKARMNCQSA, from the coding sequence GTGCGAACGTCCCGCCTGTTCTGGAAGCTGTTCCTGATTTCGGTGGGAATGAACCTGATGCTGGCCATCGCGTTCCTGCTGATTCTGATGTCGGCGCAGCGCAGCGAAATCAATCGACAGGTTGAACAGCGACTCTTCGAGACAGCCGTTGTGCTGCGAAGTCACGCGGCCCAATTGACGAACGACGTGCTGGACCAGGCTTCTTCTGAGGACACACGCGAGGCCAGTCGGAGGAAGCTGCAACAGCTGATAAGCCAACTGGCTGGGGAAACCGACACTCGCCTGACTATCGTCAATGCAACAGGCGAAGTTCTTGCGGATTCCGATCACGATCCGTCAACGATGACAAGCCATGCAAAACGGCCGGAGATTGTTGCGGCCGCGGCCACAGGCAAGGGAACAGCAACCCGAGCCAGTCCGACTCTGCAGATCGACATGTTCTATCTGGCGCTGGCAATCGAGACTACGTCCGGAGATACAGCGTTTGTTCGAGTTGCCGTTCGGCTGAACACAATCAACCAACGCGTGGCCGCTGTCGAGCGTTCATTGTGGGCCCTCGCATTGCTTTTTGGAGCCATCGCAACTGGGTTGACGTATGTGATCGTGGGAAGAATCATCACACCTCTGGCGGAAGTCACAAACCGCGCACAGGCGATCGCCAACGGCATCGACGAAGCCCCCCTGCCAGTGCGGAGTAATGACGAAATTGGTTTTCTTGCCGCTGCGTTCAACCAAATGCAGTCGGAACTGGCCAGGCGGTTTCGACAGCTGAGAGGAAACAACGAACAGCTTTCGACCGTGCTGGGCAGCATGCATGAAGGTGTTATCGCGGTCGACGCTGACCAGCGAATCGTCCTGGCAAACGACGCCAGCAAATTGCTGATCGGCTTTGCCCCGGACAGCGAAGTCGGCCGCCCGCTGCAGGAAGCAGTGCTTAGTCGTCGGCTTCATAAGGTGGTCCGCAAGTGTCTGGAAACCGGTGATCCGGTTCAGTCTGAATTTGAATCAGTCGGCGAAACGCGCAGAGACCTGGCCGTTCGAGCAACCTGTCTGCCTGGTGACCCACCTCCCGGAGTGGTGATGGTACTGCATGACATCACAGAATTGCGCCGTCTGGAAAACCTGCGACGCGAATTCGTTGCCAACGTTTCTCATGAACTCAAGACGCCGCTGGCGTCTATCACCGCCTACGCCGAAACACTTCGCCTGGGCGCGATGGATGATCGGGAAAACAACATCCGGTTCCTGGTTCGCATCGAAGAACAGGCCGAACGCCTGCACCAACTGATTCTGGACATGCTGCAAATTGCGCGTGTTGAATCGGGGGAAGAAGCATTCGACATCATTCAGGTATTGATCCGCCGCAGTGTGGAAGGCTGTTGTGCCCGTCATATTGAACCAGCTCAGCGAAAACAGATTGATCTGTTGATCGAAGCGCCTGAAGAAGATCTGACGGTGCTGGCCGATGAAGACGGCCTTGATACGATTCTGGACAACCTGATTGGCAACGCGATCAAATACACGCCCGAAGGTGGTCGAGTCTATGTACGGTGGCGTGACGAAAACGACTTCGTTGAAATTGAGGTCCAGGACACCGGTGTCGGCATCGCGCCCGAACACCAGGTGCGGGTTTTTGAGCGGTTCTATCGCGTGGACAAGGCCCGGTCGCGGGAACTTGGCGGAACCGGTTTGGGACTGTCAATCGTCAAACACCTCTGCCAGGCGTTTGGTGGGTCTGTGACACTAAAAAGCGTTGAAGGTGAAGGATGCACGTTCCGTATACGGTTGCCCAAAGCTAGAATGAACTGCCAATCGGCGTAA
- a CDS encoding esterase-like activity of phytase family protein has translation MFCQLFFVPRRFTRATLALTIAVQSAAVQPLSAGERVSSPQLIGIAQLEGSSSDRSGQQDKLINGVPHNRLGGFSALEYSGKGQRYVALPDRGPDDGATGYECRFQVLDIIVNPEDSPAVKTKLVETVPLTNEQRLPFTGDATAYAATAAHAGRLDPEGFRFHSSGHFFLSDEYGPQLMEFDANGQALRDFTLPDHLTVRHPAGTKDSENALNNTGRASNKGMEGLALSPDGKQLYGLMQHVLLQDGVRDERGRPVGRNCRLVQVDVATGDVREYVYQLDSPTNGLNEILAINDEEFLVIERDGLPGQSAKFKKIMKISLANATPIQNPGQLPLELPDTIQPVAKEVFIDFLSPEFDLSAEQIPEKLEGLTFGPRLPDGRSCLVVASDNDFVESEPTLIYVFGLQTDHEG, from the coding sequence ATGTTCTGTCAACTTTTTTTCGTGCCACGACGGTTTACTCGTGCAACTCTGGCCCTGACCATTGCGGTGCAATCCGCCGCTGTTCAACCGTTGTCAGCCGGAGAACGTGTTTCGTCCCCGCAGTTGATTGGAATCGCTCAGCTTGAAGGATCGTCCAGTGATCGATCCGGACAGCAGGACAAGCTGATCAACGGTGTGCCGCACAATCGCCTCGGCGGTTTTTCAGCACTGGAATACTCCGGCAAAGGACAGCGCTATGTCGCGTTGCCGGACCGAGGCCCGGACGACGGTGCCACCGGGTATGAGTGTCGTTTTCAGGTTCTGGACATCATCGTGAATCCAGAAGACTCTCCGGCCGTGAAGACGAAGCTGGTAGAAACCGTGCCCCTGACCAATGAACAACGGTTGCCATTTACAGGCGACGCAACAGCCTATGCGGCCACGGCGGCACACGCAGGGCGCCTTGACCCGGAGGGCTTTCGGTTCCACTCGTCCGGACACTTTTTTCTGTCCGACGAATACGGTCCGCAACTGATGGAATTTGACGCAAACGGACAAGCACTTCGCGATTTCACATTGCCTGATCATTTGACGGTGCGGCATCCTGCCGGAACGAAAGACAGTGAAAACGCGCTGAACAACACGGGGCGAGCTTCCAACAAAGGCATGGAAGGACTGGCCCTCTCGCCAGACGGCAAGCAGCTGTACGGTCTAATGCAGCACGTGTTACTGCAGGACGGTGTGCGTGACGAACGAGGCCGACCGGTCGGGCGAAACTGCCGCCTCGTGCAAGTAGACGTTGCAACTGGCGACGTACGCGAATATGTCTACCAACTGGATTCTCCAACAAACGGCCTCAATGAGATTCTTGCGATCAACGACGAAGAATTTCTGGTGATCGAACGAGATGGTTTGCCCGGCCAATCGGCGAAGTTCAAAAAGATCATGAAGATCAGCCTCGCCAATGCAACGCCGATTCAAAATCCGGGTCAGCTTCCTCTGGAACTACCCGATACAATTCAGCCGGTGGCGAAAGAAGTCTTCATCGATTTCCTGTCCCCCGAATTTGACCTGTCCGCTGAGCAGATACCGGAGAAACTGGAAGGGCTGACCTTTGGGCCTCGTCTTCCCGATGGCCGAAGCTGCCTGGTCGTCGCGTCCGACAACGACTTCGTGGAGTCTGAACCAACCCTGATTTATGTGTTCGGCCTTCAAACAGATCATGAGGGTTAA
- a CDS encoding DUF1559 domain-containing protein, whose protein sequence is MKSLRRHSRGFTLIELLVVIAIIAILIALLLPAVQQAREAARRTQCKNNMKQLALALHNYESTHTTFPPSRLEPNVEIEDNPGNESAYQSWTTMILPYIDQGNLGNAINYERAWSSLQNRDAVSVPLQTMICPSTPGSDRTDPHWVFGAYAGDYGSVNEVKKKVYTNVLGIPDPGTWSRAGVLAKGVKNKLRDVTDGTSNSILLAEAAGQPVVYTAAGAMNAARFAAYQDDKIADLGGSYAPADGTGWADPDCGFSINGATADGLDKYGPYMINRINVSEVFSFHTGGAQVALADGSVRFVTENIDTTLFVGLCTRAGGEVLGEF, encoded by the coding sequence ATGAAATCACTTCGCCGCCACTCACGTGGATTCACTCTGATTGAGCTTCTGGTCGTCATTGCGATCATCGCCATTCTGATCGCACTACTGCTGCCAGCCGTTCAACAGGCTCGTGAAGCAGCACGCCGAACACAGTGCAAAAACAACATGAAACAACTGGCTCTTGCTCTTCACAACTATGAAAGCACACACACGACGTTTCCGCCCAGCCGACTCGAACCAAATGTCGAAATCGAAGACAACCCCGGCAACGAAAGTGCCTACCAGTCATGGACGACGATGATTCTTCCCTACATCGACCAGGGCAATCTGGGGAATGCGATCAACTACGAACGTGCGTGGAGCTCTCTGCAGAACCGCGATGCGGTTAGCGTGCCGCTGCAGACAATGATCTGCCCTTCGACTCCGGGAAGCGACCGTACCGATCCGCACTGGGTTTTCGGTGCTTACGCGGGCGACTATGGTTCTGTTAACGAAGTGAAAAAGAAGGTTTACACCAACGTATTGGGAATCCCCGATCCCGGCACCTGGTCTCGCGCTGGCGTACTGGCAAAGGGTGTAAAAAACAAGTTGCGAGACGTGACCGACGGCACATCGAATTCCATCCTGCTGGCCGAAGCAGCCGGGCAACCTGTCGTTTACACGGCTGCCGGTGCCATGAATGCCGCTCGATTCGCAGCCTATCAGGACGACAAGATCGCGGACCTGGGCGGAAGCTATGCACCAGCCGATGGCACGGGCTGGGCTGACCCCGACTGCGGATTCAGTATCAACGGAGCCACAGCGGATGGCCTGGACAAGTACGGTCCCTACATGATCAATCGCATCAACGTGAGCGAAGTCTTCAGCTTCCACACCGGCGGAGCTCAGGTAGCACTGGCCGATGGCTCTGTTCGTTTTGTCACGGAGAACATCGACACGACGTTGTTTGTCGGTCTCTGCACGCGAGCCGGCGGCGAAGTGCTGGGCGAGTTCTAA
- a CDS encoding arylsulfatase, with amino-acid sequence MSSQSFRQCRQPARSTILSGTIATFALAFCAASFCVANDRQASRPNVILIMADDLGFSDLGCYGGEIDTPNIDRLAEQGMKFSQFYNCAVCRTSRVSLLTGLHPRRIKGRMLHDNMTTLGEVAQSAGYRTSLIGKWHFPVTKPMDKSRLPTRRGFERFYGLAAGCCNYFNPAMPFPKFYRGQGPDPFLEQETPVTQFPPDYYSTDAFTDRAVQQIEEFSQAADKPPFFLHLCYTAPHYPLHAKPHDIAKYEGRFDDGYFKIRENRLKRLKELGLVDPKWKLSAPDVSQGKLAYDYAVTPWDQIENLPRERRRMEVYAAMVDSMDQGIGRVLAAIESAGIADNTCVMFLSDNGGCASHSGYHDGEIREQHETYNKELPGSVNTYDYVAQGWGWAQNAPFRRHKVWTHEGGISTPLIVRWPKVVSPGVLSHQVGHVVDIMPTLLEISGAPYPEQRNEVAVLPIEGLSLLPVFQGKERAGHPSLSWYLYGNRAVRQGKWKLVWGSNVRKWELFDMELDRTETNDLASQYPQRVKQMETDWLRWAKKTNAPLKGTSL; translated from the coding sequence ATGAGTAGCCAATCCTTCCGCCAATGCAGACAGCCGGCAAGGTCGACAATACTGTCAGGGACAATTGCCACTTTCGCGTTGGCGTTCTGCGCCGCTAGCTTCTGCGTTGCAAACGATCGGCAGGCATCGCGTCCGAATGTCATTCTGATCATGGCAGATGACCTGGGGTTCTCGGACCTTGGTTGCTACGGCGGCGAAATTGACACGCCAAACATCGACCGGCTGGCGGAACAGGGCATGAAATTTTCGCAGTTCTATAACTGCGCCGTGTGTCGTACGTCGCGAGTGTCCCTGCTGACCGGACTGCACCCTCGGCGCATCAAAGGCAGAATGCTGCACGATAACATGACCACGCTTGGTGAAGTTGCACAGTCGGCGGGGTATCGGACCAGTCTGATCGGGAAATGGCATTTCCCCGTCACAAAGCCGATGGACAAGAGCCGGCTGCCGACGCGGCGCGGATTCGAACGCTTCTACGGGCTGGCGGCCGGGTGTTGCAACTACTTCAATCCCGCTATGCCGTTCCCCAAGTTCTATCGCGGGCAGGGACCGGATCCGTTTCTTGAACAGGAAACCCCGGTCACACAATTTCCGCCTGACTACTACTCAACAGATGCGTTCACAGATCGCGCTGTTCAGCAGATTGAAGAATTTTCGCAAGCCGCCGACAAACCACCATTCTTTCTGCACCTGTGCTACACCGCGCCTCATTATCCACTGCATGCGAAGCCACACGACATTGCAAAATACGAAGGGCGTTTCGACGACGGCTACTTCAAGATAAGGGAGAACCGCCTGAAACGACTGAAGGAACTGGGCCTGGTCGATCCAAAATGGAAACTGTCAGCACCGGATGTTTCACAAGGCAAACTGGCTTATGACTACGCCGTCACGCCGTGGGATCAGATCGAAAATTTGCCTCGCGAACGACGGCGCATGGAGGTCTACGCGGCCATGGTGGATTCCATGGATCAGGGTATCGGTCGTGTGTTGGCAGCGATTGAAAGTGCAGGCATCGCCGACAATACCTGCGTGATGTTCCTTTCTGATAACGGCGGATGCGCGTCGCATTCCGGCTATCATGATGGCGAGATTCGCGAGCAGCACGAGACTTACAACAAAGAACTTCCCGGCAGCGTCAACACCTATGACTATGTCGCTCAGGGATGGGGCTGGGCGCAGAACGCACCTTTTCGGCGCCACAAAGTCTGGACGCACGAAGGAGGAATTTCCACACCACTGATCGTCCGCTGGCCGAAAGTTGTGTCGCCGGGAGTGTTGTCGCACCAGGTTGGACACGTGGTTGACATCATGCCAACACTTTTGGAAATCAGCGGTGCGCCGTATCCCGAACAGCGAAACGAAGTCGCCGTGTTGCCGATCGAGGGACTTAGCCTGTTGCCGGTTTTTCAGGGAAAGGAACGGGCAGGGCACCCGTCGTTAAGCTGGTATCTGTACGGCAATCGAGCTGTGCGTCAGGGAAAATGGAAACTCGTCTGGGGCAGCAACGTCAGAAAGTGGGAACTGTTCGACATGGAGCTGGACCGAACTGAAACCAATGACCTGGCGTCTCAGTACCCGCAGCGTGTCAAACAGATGGAAACGGACTGGCTGCGATGGGCAAAGAAAACCAATGCCCCTCTGAAGGGCACGTCGCTTTAG
- a CDS encoding metallophosphoesterase family protein — protein MFSRRQFIGTIPVSAVAVSSIHMQQQINAQDAPGNSTESADLIASPPVVQNPRSNGFGVSIAVKKLATAWVEYGFSKDDLAFTAVASHHGLISADSSALHVRVEHEEPLPTDRPIFYRVVVQTLSYNNAYSLKRGEPQATETYVLRLPAANTNRVRIVSINDTHENLETIRALHGEIEKLQPDLLIWNGDSCNDFDVADEPQQIVLNPAKDISQSWAATRPLVFSNGNHDVRGQRAREVIKSFAGCCESAELPYNQALRFGPLALITLDTGEDKPDHHPVFAGTAAYEPYRQRQAAWLEQILERPDIKTAPFKIVACHIPLRGLAGQNDGTTLDG, from the coding sequence ATGTTCAGTCGCCGTCAGTTCATCGGAACGATCCCAGTCAGCGCCGTTGCTGTTTCATCGATTCACATGCAGCAACAAATCAATGCTCAGGACGCGCCGGGTAACTCGACTGAATCCGCTGACCTGATCGCCAGCCCACCGGTCGTGCAAAATCCGCGAAGCAACGGTTTTGGCGTCAGCATCGCGGTGAAGAAGTTAGCCACGGCCTGGGTTGAGTACGGTTTTTCGAAAGACGACCTTGCGTTTACGGCAGTGGCCAGTCACCACGGTTTGATAAGCGCCGACAGTAGCGCGCTGCATGTTCGTGTTGAGCACGAGGAACCTCTGCCGACCGACCGGCCAATCTTCTACCGCGTCGTGGTTCAGACACTTAGCTATAACAATGCGTATTCTCTGAAGCGTGGCGAGCCTCAAGCGACTGAGACGTATGTACTCCGTTTACCAGCCGCCAACACGAATCGCGTTCGCATCGTCAGCATCAACGACACGCATGAGAACCTGGAAACGATTCGAGCCTTGCACGGCGAAATCGAAAAACTGCAGCCGGATTTATTGATCTGGAACGGCGACAGTTGCAACGACTTCGACGTGGCGGACGAACCACAACAAATTGTGCTTAATCCCGCCAAAGACATCAGTCAATCCTGGGCAGCCACGCGACCGCTGGTGTTCAGCAACGGCAATCATGACGTGCGAGGCCAGCGAGCACGCGAAGTCATCAAGAGTTTCGCGGGCTGTTGTGAATCGGCTGAGCTGCCGTATAACCAGGCACTGCGTTTCGGGCCGTTGGCCTTGATCACGCTCGACACGGGCGAAGATAAGCCCGATCACCATCCAGTGTTTGCCGGTACTGCCGCTTACGAACCTTACCGCCAGCGTCAGGCAGCCTGGCTGGAGCAGATTCTCGAACGCCCCGACATCAAGACTGCGCCGTTCAAGATCGTCGCGTGTCATATTCCACTGCGAGGACTCGCCGGCCAGAATGACGGAACAACATTAGACGGATAG
- a CDS encoding ECF-type sigma factor has product MSENSNVSHWIDLVKVGDTVAANQIWRHYFDRLVRSVRGRLYGQNRVVSDEEDIVLSVFNSFYEAAEKGRFPDLSDRDDLWRLLLRMAGRKVIDKRRHDQRQRRGGGVQMHSLNGRTGDESVIEAIGDEPSPEMVLMMQESVEQLFSHLGVGQLRDLAGAKLEGYSNAELAERFGCSERTIERRLHLIREKCQQELIAHNEHSSAQTTDRGSGTD; this is encoded by the coding sequence ATGTCTGAAAACTCGAATGTCAGCCACTGGATTGATTTGGTGAAGGTTGGCGATACGGTTGCAGCCAACCAGATCTGGAGGCACTATTTCGACCGGCTCGTGCGATCCGTTCGGGGGCGGCTGTATGGGCAGAATCGGGTGGTTTCTGATGAGGAAGATATCGTCCTGAGCGTGTTCAACAGCTTTTACGAAGCTGCAGAAAAGGGTCGGTTTCCGGATCTGTCGGACCGCGATGATCTTTGGCGGTTGCTGTTGAGGATGGCGGGCAGAAAGGTCATCGACAAGCGAAGGCACGATCAGCGGCAGCGACGCGGGGGCGGTGTTCAAATGCATTCACTGAATGGCCGCACCGGTGACGAAAGCGTTATTGAAGCGATTGGTGACGAGCCATCGCCGGAAATGGTGCTGATGATGCAGGAATCTGTGGAACAACTTTTTTCACATTTAGGTGTCGGGCAACTCAGAGATTTAGCGGGTGCCAAGTTAGAGGGGTATTCAAACGCGGAATTAGCTGAGCGTTTTGGGTGCTCTGAGCGAACGATCGAGCGTCGTTTGCATCTGATTCGAGAAAAATGTCAGCAGGAACTGATTGCACACAATGAGCATTCGTCAGCACAAACTACCGATCGCGGCTCTGGAACGGATTGA
- a CDS encoding serine/threonine-protein kinase, translating into MSIRQHKLPIAALERIDDLCAAFERQWQANKPASIEDLVAAESDPIEREALLAELIVLDVDYRRRRGETPTEQEYLERFAEDASVINEAFNDSDRKKGAFEPPTVARLASLFPSLEVMELVGAGGMGAVYKAKQKGLDRIVALKILPEEFGHNVKFALRFTREARTLAKLNHPNIVALFEFGNVADTYYFLMEFVEGSTLRDVVAAREIAPAHALAIVPHLCDALQYAHDKGVIHRDIKPENILMSVDGSVKIADFGLSRILDNDEQQHTLTGTHQVMGTPRYMAPEQLEGTHNVDHRADIYSLGVVIYEMLTGELPIGRFAAPSAKVQIDVRLDDVVLRTLEKEPQRRYQRASQIKSDVQSITSSENPAFAQTVVSELASETSRSAPASLQEQEVAARFLLTRRQLMDRVRESLRPLFRGEIIQVLIGVLLIVLGAQCWARNMDNTGRVVCGVILHVYGVIVIGTAANVCTKIKRIDYSKPLDEIRTKLGKVRTAYVTAGVTIGFAWWLMWIPVCVAFGFDAVLYPQSLIVSLVVGVVGLVGSLWLYRRGLKSGDAWRTRLSGESIASAYRALDEIESVNIQ; encoded by the coding sequence ATGAGCATTCGTCAGCACAAACTACCGATCGCGGCTCTGGAACGGATTGATGATCTGTGCGCCGCGTTCGAGCGACAATGGCAGGCAAACAAGCCGGCTTCGATCGAAGATCTAGTTGCGGCTGAATCCGATCCGATCGAACGCGAAGCGCTGCTGGCCGAGTTGATCGTGCTTGACGTTGACTACCGACGTCGCCGTGGCGAGACACCGACGGAGCAGGAATACCTTGAGAGATTTGCTGAAGACGCCAGCGTTATCAACGAGGCCTTCAACGATTCGGACAGGAAGAAAGGCGCGTTCGAACCTCCGACAGTCGCGCGACTTGCCAGCCTGTTTCCGTCGCTTGAGGTCATGGAACTGGTCGGTGCGGGCGGGATGGGCGCGGTCTATAAGGCAAAGCAGAAAGGATTGGACCGCATTGTCGCTCTCAAAATCCTTCCGGAAGAATTTGGGCACAACGTGAAGTTCGCGCTGCGGTTCACTCGTGAGGCTCGCACGCTTGCGAAGTTGAACCACCCGAACATCGTGGCATTATTCGAATTCGGCAACGTGGCCGACACCTACTACTTTCTGATGGAGTTTGTGGAAGGCTCAACACTTCGGGACGTGGTTGCCGCTCGAGAAATCGCCCCCGCGCACGCGCTGGCGATCGTCCCGCACCTCTGCGATGCGCTGCAGTACGCTCATGACAAAGGGGTGATTCATCGAGACATCAAGCCGGAAAATATCCTGATGTCGGTGGACGGTTCCGTTAAGATCGCAGACTTCGGACTCTCACGGATTCTCGACAACGACGAACAGCAGCACACGCTGACTGGAACTCATCAGGTGATGGGCACGCCGCGTTACATGGCACCAGAACAACTTGAAGGCACACACAATGTCGATCACCGCGCCGACATTTATTCGTTGGGTGTTGTGATCTACGAAATGCTGACCGGCGAGTTACCGATCGGACGATTTGCCGCACCGTCTGCCAAAGTACAGATTGATGTTCGCCTGGACGATGTTGTTCTGCGAACGCTGGAAAAAGAGCCACAGCGCCGCTACCAACGTGCGAGTCAGATTAAGTCGGACGTGCAGTCGATTACTTCGTCTGAAAACCCGGCTTTCGCTCAGACCGTGGTCAGCGAACTTGCGTCTGAGACCAGCCGATCCGCCCCTGCGAGTCTGCAGGAACAGGAAGTCGCCGCTCGATTCTTGCTGACGCGTCGTCAGTTGATGGATCGCGTTCGCGAGTCACTCCGGCCGCTGTTCCGTGGCGAGATAATTCAGGTTCTTATTGGCGTGCTCCTTATCGTCCTCGGCGCACAGTGCTGGGCTCGAAATATGGACAACACGGGGCGAGTCGTTTGCGGAGTGATTCTGCACGTCTACGGTGTCATCGTGATTGGTACGGCGGCGAACGTTTGCACGAAGATCAAACGCATTGATTACTCGAAACCGCTCGACGAAATTCGCACGAAACTCGGCAAAGTCAGAACGGCCTATGTGACAGCTGGCGTGACGATTGGATTCGCCTGGTGGCTCATGTGGATCCCCGTTTGCGTCGCGTTCGGTTTTGACGCGGTGCTGTATCCGCAATCACTGATTGTTTCGCTGGTGGTTGGCGTCGTCGGGCTGGTCGGTTCCTTGTGGCTGTACCGGCGAGGCTTGAAGTCTGGCGACGCATGGAGGACCCGGCTTTCCGGCGAAAGTATTGCCTCCGCATATCGCGCGCTCGACGAAATCGAGAGCGTCAATATTCAGTGA